Proteins encoded in a region of the Pigmentiphaga litoralis genome:
- a CDS encoding zinc-binding dehydrogenase gives MKALLLSQHGDLSELKVVNDFPRPQVTEGHVVIRVGASSFNYHDVFTVRGMPGIKVPLPVIIGLDMAGQIVEVGAGVEGWAPGDRVLVNPLNKKKGLMGEMLNGGMAEYCLVSSDQLIRMPDQVTFEEAASLPVAYGTAHRMIVTHNTIKKGDKVLVLGASGGVGTGCVILAKLLGAEVIACAGGEDKMARLKDLGADHVINYKDVDFSKWAIEKYGKPQRRSNEGGVDVVINFTGGDTWVPSLKCIKRGGRLLVCGATAGHDPKEDLRYIWSFEINVMGSNSFYDDNLSALMTLIQEGKMKPVIDKVLPLEQAAEGLAMIQDRKVLGKVVIVP, from the coding sequence ATGAAGGCCTTGCTGCTGTCGCAGCACGGCGACCTTTCAGAACTGAAAGTCGTAAATGACTTTCCGCGACCGCAAGTGACCGAGGGCCATGTCGTCATCCGTGTCGGCGCGTCGTCGTTCAACTACCACGACGTGTTCACGGTGCGCGGCATGCCGGGCATCAAGGTGCCGCTGCCGGTCATCATCGGACTGGACATGGCCGGACAGATTGTCGAGGTGGGCGCGGGCGTCGAAGGCTGGGCGCCGGGCGACCGGGTGCTGGTCAATCCGCTTAACAAGAAAAAGGGCTTGATGGGCGAGATGCTCAATGGCGGCATGGCTGAATATTGCCTGGTGTCGAGCGACCAGTTGATCCGCATGCCCGATCAGGTCACGTTCGAAGAAGCGGCGTCCTTGCCGGTCGCCTATGGCACCGCGCACCGCATGATCGTGACCCACAACACCATCAAGAAGGGCGACAAGGTGCTGGTGCTGGGCGCAAGCGGCGGCGTGGGCACCGGCTGCGTCATCCTGGCCAAGTTGCTGGGCGCCGAGGTCATTGCCTGCGCGGGCGGCGAAGACAAGATGGCCAGGCTCAAGGACCTGGGCGCCGATCATGTCATCAACTACAAGGACGTCGACTTTTCGAAGTGGGCGATCGAAAAGTACGGCAAGCCGCAGCGGCGGTCGAACGAAGGCGGTGTCGATGTCGTCATCAACTTCACCGGCGGGGACACCTGGGTGCCGTCGCTCAAGTGCATCAAGCGCGGCGGACGCCTGCTGGTCTGCGGCGCGACGGCCGGTCACGACCCCAAGGAAGACCTGCGCTACATCTGGAGTTTCGAGATCAACGTGATGGGCTCGAACAGCTTCTACGACGACAACCTGTCTGCCCTCATGACGCTGATCCAGGAAGGCAAGATGAAGCCTGTCATCGACAAGGTGCTGCCGCTGGAACAGGCCGCCGAAGGCCTGGCCATGATCCAGGACCGCAAGGTCCTGGGCAAGGTCGTCATCGTTCCCTGA
- a CDS encoding cysteine dioxygenase family protein, which produces MATMEVDGSKQNEALCVLADEIRHACAGCTDDIPHALQRALQSAIAQPTFLNAAQRVGRADSYARHLLYADDAGRFSVVAIVWGAGQFSPVHGHHTWCSYAVVAGTLQEECYAWSPDCRGVRLQERRTRCVGDITFTYAGIQEAHRLGNPGGEDAVSIHIYGIDSPRVATHVNRLVQAVQ; this is translated from the coding sequence ATGGCAACGATGGAAGTTGATGGAAGCAAGCAAAACGAAGCGCTGTGCGTCCTGGCGGACGAGATCCGTCACGCATGCGCCGGTTGCACCGACGACATCCCCCATGCATTGCAGCGCGCCTTGCAGTCCGCCATCGCCCAACCCACGTTCCTGAACGCTGCGCAACGCGTCGGCCGCGCCGACAGCTACGCGCGCCACCTTCTGTACGCCGACGATGCCGGCCGCTTTTCGGTCGTGGCGATCGTCTGGGGCGCCGGCCAGTTCAGTCCTGTGCACGGTCATCACACCTGGTGCAGCTATGCCGTCGTCGCGGGCACCTTGCAAGAGGAATGCTACGCGTGGTCCCCCGACTGCCGGGGCGTCCGGCTGCAGGAGCGGCGCACGCGCTGCGTCGGCGACATCACCTTTACCTATGCGGGCATCCAGGAGGCGCATCGCCTCGGGAATCCCGGTGGCGAGGACGCCGTGTCGATCCACATCTATGGCATCGACAGTCCTCGCGTTGCCACCCATGTCAATCGCCTGGTGCAGGCGGTCCAGTAG
- a CDS encoding tripartite tricarboxylate transporter substrate binding protein — translation MLRHRLTLLAACCAVSFAASNPALADDYPTKAVKLVVGYTPGGPNDIMARALAAELNLGQTVYIENRGGASGNIAAEMVARAPADGYTLMMETSSGAANATLYRKLNYDLRKDFTHIAFVAAYPLVLVVHPSVPATNVKELLALAKAKPGALNYASGGSGGGAHLATELFKTMAGIDMMHIPYNGTSPGLLGVVGGQAQVMFAAVSAAMPHVQSGRLRALGVTGSTRTASEPDIPTIAEAGVPGYEVLGWLGLGAPAGLPPAITEKLNAAVARAVRSPRMTEYMVKEGWQPMVMTPAEYTTFSNQEIEKWGKVVTDSGARVD, via the coding sequence ATGCTACGTCACCGCCTCACCCTGCTCGCCGCGTGTTGCGCGGTCTCGTTCGCCGCCTCGAACCCGGCCCTGGCCGACGACTATCCCACCAAGGCCGTCAAGCTGGTCGTGGGCTACACGCCAGGCGGACCGAACGACATCATGGCGCGTGCCCTCGCGGCCGAATTGAATCTTGGCCAGACCGTGTACATCGAGAATCGCGGCGGCGCATCGGGCAATATCGCCGCCGAAATGGTGGCGCGCGCGCCGGCCGATGGCTACACCTTGATGATGGAAACGTCGAGCGGCGCCGCCAATGCGACGCTGTATCGCAAGCTCAATTACGACCTGCGCAAGGACTTCACGCACATCGCCTTCGTGGCGGCGTACCCGCTGGTGCTGGTGGTGCATCCCAGCGTGCCGGCAACCAACGTGAAGGAATTGCTGGCGCTCGCCAAGGCCAAGCCGGGCGCGCTCAACTATGCGTCGGGCGGCAGTGGCGGGGGCGCGCATCTGGCCACCGAGTTGTTCAAGACCATGGCGGGCATCGACATGATGCACATCCCGTACAACGGCACGTCTCCGGGCCTGCTCGGGGTGGTGGGTGGGCAAGCGCAGGTGATGTTCGCGGCGGTGTCGGCCGCGATGCCGCACGTGCAGTCCGGCCGCCTGCGTGCCCTGGGGGTCACGGGGTCGACGCGCACGGCAAGCGAACCGGACATTCCGACGATCGCCGAGGCGGGCGTGCCCGGCTACGAGGTGCTGGGCTGGCTGGGATTGGGTGCGCCCGCGGGCTTGCCGCCTGCGATCACCGAGAAGCTGAATGCCGCCGTGGCGCGTGCGGTGCGGTCGCCGCGCATGACCGAATACATGGTCAAGGAAGGGTGGCAGCCGATGGTGATGACGCCTGCCGAATACACCACGTTTTCGAACCAGGAGATCGAGAAGTGGGGCAAGGTCGTGACGGATTCAGGTGCGCGGGTGGATTGA
- a CDS encoding LysR family transcriptional regulator, which produces MRATLSAALRDVSLAQLRYFLCVVDTGSFQAAAIRMCRSQPALSLAIKQLEDRLGHQLFETGNRSTLTPYGQYCLPLIRELLGRHDTVLDTLERYARSETGTLSLGTITAFATNWLPALVAQYSERHPGIALRLLDDNSINVTRMVLSGELDFGVTAGGAADKRLMFEPLVTDVFGLVCRHDHPLAARRQLRWSELGALPLIGTTAHAGLASTDEAEPLRRCSIYASNMISLLSMIDHGVGVTVLARLGLPPWMDKLVFVPLTRPKVERTLGILRLADRSLSPAAESMRQLMKTYAKGAWT; this is translated from the coding sequence ATGCGCGCCACCCTTTCCGCTGCCCTGCGCGACGTGTCCCTTGCACAGCTTCGTTATTTTCTTTGTGTCGTGGACACCGGCAGCTTCCAGGCGGCGGCTATCCGCATGTGCCGGTCGCAGCCAGCCCTGTCGCTGGCCATCAAGCAGCTGGAAGACCGCCTGGGCCACCAGCTGTTCGAAACCGGCAACCGCTCAACGCTGACGCCTTACGGGCAATACTGCCTGCCGCTGATCCGCGAACTGCTTGGCCGGCACGACACCGTGCTCGACACCCTGGAGCGTTATGCCCGCAGCGAGACCGGCACCCTGAGTCTGGGAACCATCACGGCGTTCGCCACCAACTGGCTGCCTGCGCTGGTGGCTCAGTACAGTGAACGCCACCCCGGCATTGCCCTGCGCCTGCTCGACGACAACTCGATCAACGTGACGCGGATGGTGCTGTCCGGCGAACTCGATTTTGGCGTGACCGCGGGCGGCGCCGCCGACAAGCGCCTGATGTTCGAACCCTTGGTGACCGATGTGTTTGGCCTGGTCTGCCGGCATGATCATCCCCTGGCGGCGCGGCGCCAGCTGCGCTGGAGCGAACTCGGCGCGTTGCCGCTGATCGGCACGACTGCCCATGCGGGGCTCGCGAGCACGGACGAGGCCGAACCGCTGCGCCGGTGTTCCATCTATGCGTCCAACATGATTTCGCTGTTGTCGATGATCGACCATGGCGTGGGCGTGACCGTGCTGGCGCGCCTGGGCTTGCCGCCCTGGATGGACAAGCTGGTGTTCGTTCCGCTGACGCGGCCGAAAGTGGAACGCACGCTGGGCATTCTGCGGCTGGCGGACCGGAGCCTGTCACCGGCGGCCGAGTCGATGCGGCAGCTGATGAAGACCTATGCAAAGGGCGCATGGACATAG
- a CDS encoding alpha/beta hydrolase, producing the protein MRPAPLPATPARPFDFSYVDTLPHQDVDGCRLYLGKPATPPPAAQPRLLFVPGAYHGAWCYANYLQYCDEHGIACAAVDLAGHGALAPDPGLLRLTVPDLARQVLAAFDALPGPTVLVGHSLGALLVAWCATQRTPAGLILLAPSPPGNLPGAKALPPKPVDQVCAPPADEEIRSRFAGTPEDADVSAIVARLCDESPGVLNDRYLLRVPVDPARQRAPGLCIEAGRDTPDRHPEGQDRAVADFLGLDCQRLDDAPHCMMYAAGWERSMAAIHTWFRSTFN; encoded by the coding sequence ATGCGCCCTGCTCCGTTACCTGCGACACCTGCCCGGCCGTTCGACTTTTCGTATGTCGATACCCTGCCACACCAGGACGTCGATGGCTGCCGGCTGTACCTGGGCAAGCCCGCGACACCGCCGCCCGCAGCGCAGCCGCGCCTGCTGTTCGTGCCGGGCGCCTATCACGGGGCCTGGTGTTACGCGAACTACCTGCAGTACTGCGACGAGCACGGCATCGCCTGTGCCGCCGTGGATCTGGCCGGGCATGGCGCGCTGGCGCCCGACCCCGGCCTGCTTCGCCTGACCGTGCCGGATCTTGCCCGGCAGGTGCTTGCGGCGTTCGACGCGCTGCCGGGGCCCACGGTACTGGTCGGCCACAGCCTGGGTGCCTTGCTGGTGGCGTGGTGTGCCACGCAGCGCACGCCGGCTGGCCTGATCCTGCTGGCGCCATCGCCGCCCGGCAATCTGCCGGGCGCCAAGGCCTTGCCACCGAAACCGGTCGACCAGGTCTGCGCGCCGCCTGCCGACGAGGAAATCCGCAGCCGCTTTGCCGGCACGCCCGAGGATGCCGATGTGTCCGCCATCGTCGCCCGCCTGTGCGACGAGTCGCCCGGCGTATTGAACGACCGCTATCTGCTGCGGGTGCCTGTCGATCCGGCACGGCAACGCGCGCCGGGCCTGTGCATCGAAGCCGGCCGCGATACGCCTGACCGGCATCCCGAAGGGCAGGATCGCGCGGTGGCGGACTTTCTTGGGCTCGACTGCCAGCGGCTGGACGACGCGCCCCATTGCATGATGTACGCCGCGGGATGGGAGCGCAGCATGGCTGCCATCCACACCTGGTTTCGCAGCACCTTCAACTAG
- a CDS encoding Bug family tripartite tricarboxylate transporter substrate binding protein: MVHRSLSRMTLLATAGVLAATTLLATLPAAAADWPTKPVKIIAPSAAGGGADMIARTTARLLEERFKQPFVVENRPGAGGILGTTSVKNAAPDGYTFLISTSSTHSANQYLYKDLSYDAVKDFTQVSLIGTFGAVALVAPKSPFKTLPELTTYATANPNKVFFGYYSSSSQVPAELLKARGKLPIDGVAYKNITQIITDLIGGQITFAFVDYLTAMGTIQGGQLRPLAVTGEERLRAWPDVPTMASFYPGFTVTGWYGVSAPAGTPKAIIADVEKAMRSALNTPEVKERFEGFGVTVKTMDSDAFTDFVKRDRGTWAEWVRIANIKPQ; encoded by the coding sequence ATGGTCCATCGAAGCCTGAGCCGCATGACACTGCTGGCCACGGCCGGCGTACTGGCTGCCACGACATTGCTTGCCACGTTGCCGGCAGCCGCCGCGGACTGGCCGACCAAGCCCGTCAAGATCATTGCGCCGTCGGCTGCCGGCGGCGGCGCGGACATGATTGCGCGGACCACGGCGCGCCTGCTCGAAGAACGCTTCAAGCAACCCTTCGTGGTCGAAAACCGGCCGGGTGCGGGCGGCATCCTGGGCACCACCTCGGTCAAGAACGCCGCCCCCGACGGCTATACCTTCCTGATCTCCACCAGCTCGACGCACTCCGCCAACCAGTACCTGTACAAGGATCTGTCGTATGACGCGGTCAAGGATTTCACGCAGGTCAGCCTGATCGGGACCTTTGGCGCGGTTGCGCTGGTGGCGCCGAAAAGCCCGTTCAAGACCCTGCCCGAACTGACGACCTACGCCACGGCCAATCCGAACAAGGTGTTCTTCGGGTATTACAGTTCGTCATCGCAGGTGCCGGCCGAACTGCTCAAGGCGCGTGGCAAGCTGCCGATCGACGGCGTCGCGTACAAGAACATCACGCAGATCATTACCGACCTGATCGGCGGGCAGATCACGTTCGCCTTTGTCGACTACCTGACTGCCATGGGAACGATCCAGGGCGGTCAGCTGCGCCCGCTGGCTGTGACTGGCGAAGAACGCTTGCGCGCCTGGCCGGATGTTCCGACCATGGCGAGCTTTTACCCAGGCTTCACGGTGACGGGATGGTATGGCGTGTCGGCGCCGGCGGGTACGCCCAAGGCGATCATTGCGGACGTCGAGAAGGCCATGCGCAGTGCCCTGAACACGCCCGAAGTGAAGGAGCGCTTTGAAGGCTTTGGCGTGACGGTCAAGACGATGGACAGCGACGCCTTCACCGACTTCGTGAAACGTGATCGCGGCACGTGGGCCGAGTGGGTCCGCATCGCCAACATCAAGCCGCAGTAA
- a CDS encoding ABC transporter substrate-binding protein, which yields MKTTMVMVLGLAGLCTAPAMAQVKIGFLGTLSGQAADVGRDQADGFMLAVEQGKGKLGGYDVKVIQEDDQMKPDVGMLGLTKLLEREKVDIVTGLTYANVMMALQAKIGASKIPFVGSVSGPSPLAGAQCKPNLFVTSWQSDATAEAMGKYLNDQKVADISIIAPNFLGSKDKVTGLKRFYKGKISNEIYTSLTQLDFSAELSQIGAAKPAGVFGFFPGGQGVSFVRQYQQMGMGKTIPLYSVHTLEPTSLGAIGKVAYGNIVAETWQPSADNAQNKQFVAAYEKKYGRTPTSFAAFSYDAAILIGEALKKIGGKASDSQAFIDAIRTTPFQSVRGDFKFNKNNYPIQNYNIYQVAEGADGKPMFKMLVKNVLASHGDAYAEQCGASK from the coding sequence ATGAAAACGACGATGGTGATGGTGCTCGGCCTCGCGGGCCTTTGTACCGCGCCTGCCATGGCGCAGGTCAAGATCGGCTTTCTGGGGACCCTGTCGGGCCAGGCAGCCGACGTGGGGCGCGACCAGGCCGATGGCTTCATGCTGGCCGTGGAACAGGGCAAGGGCAAGCTGGGCGGCTATGACGTCAAGGTCATCCAGGAAGACGACCAGATGAAGCCCGACGTGGGCATGCTGGGGCTGACCAAACTGCTGGAACGCGAAAAGGTCGACATCGTGACCGGCCTGACCTACGCCAACGTCATGATGGCCCTGCAGGCCAAGATCGGCGCCAGCAAGATTCCCTTCGTCGGTTCCGTGTCGGGCCCGTCCCCGCTCGCGGGCGCGCAGTGCAAGCCCAACCTGTTCGTCACGTCCTGGCAAAGCGATGCCACGGCCGAAGCCATGGGCAAGTATCTGAACGACCAGAAAGTGGCCGACATCAGCATCATCGCGCCGAACTTTCTGGGCTCGAAAGACAAGGTCACCGGCCTGAAGCGCTTCTACAAAGGCAAGATCTCGAACGAAATCTACACGTCACTGACGCAGCTGGATTTTTCGGCCGAGCTCAGCCAGATCGGCGCGGCGAAACCCGCCGGCGTGTTTGGCTTCTTCCCGGGCGGGCAGGGCGTCTCGTTCGTCCGCCAGTATCAGCAGATGGGCATGGGCAAGACCATTCCGCTGTATAGCGTGCACACGCTGGAACCGACCAGCCTGGGCGCCATCGGCAAGGTCGCCTACGGCAATATCGTGGCCGAAACGTGGCAGCCCAGTGCCGACAATGCCCAGAACAAGCAGTTTGTCGCGGCCTACGAAAAGAAGTACGGCCGCACGCCGACCTCGTTTGCGGCGTTCAGCTACGACGCCGCCATCCTGATCGGCGAGGCGTTGAAAAAGATCGGCGGCAAGGCGTCCGATTCCCAGGCCTTCATCGATGCGATCCGCACCACACCCTTCCAGTCGGTGCGCGGCGACTTCAAGTTCAACAAGAACAATTACCCGATCCAGAACTACAACATTTACCAGGTGGCCGAGGGCGCTGACGGCAAGCCGATGTTCAAGATGCTGGTGAAGAACGTGCTGGCGTCGCATGGGGACGCGTACGCGGAGCAATGCGGGGCGTCGAAATAA